Within the Medicago truncatula cultivar Jemalong A17 chromosome 4, MtrunA17r5.0-ANR, whole genome shotgun sequence genome, the region tttgCAATATCATTCAATAACTACTAGTATTTGATGAGAATGTGGTAGCAAATAATTAGCAGAAATGTTTCAAATTGAAACATCCTAAAGTGAGTTTGATACATAGCTTATACTTACTTGAGCACGTACTCGATACGcgcttaattaattaatatgtttatccaaacaaattaattaattaatatgtttatccaaacaaacaGATATATGTTTAAGCACATAGGGAAATCATGAAAAGTACTCACAGAAATCAATCTAGCTCCGATCCACATTCGTTTTGGAGAAGGAAATGGTATCAAGAGGCGGCCAACACCGAATACAGCCACCGCGAAGAAATGTAGAACCAAGCTCAATGGACGCGGATTCAGACCGGAGAGTAGAGCTATTGGCCCATCTGAGCAAACACCTCCGAGgctcaaataatcaaaacatgcTCGGCGCATTTCAATGCTAGCTGGATCAGGAGATGCACAAAACACTTTGTACAATGCACCTGCTAATGTGTTTATTGTAGATGCCACTGGCTGCAAACAGAATCAAGCAAAGCGCTGAGTTTTCATTTGACTAAATACACTTTGTTCTTAGGTTATTTTTAGATTCCACTTTAGTCCCTTAagttttttccttctattttggtcatttcaatTACAAAAAGTTGGACACTTTCTTCTATATTAGTTTTTCGTTTGAATATGTCAAATGTTTCCTTCCTCTTACTAATTCCGGCGTCTAATCACCAAAACATGATATCACAGAGAAAACATTTGCCAGGCTCAGACGGAAAACAATGGTGCAATGACTGTCCCTAAATGTTTTATACTCGAGTCATTGCATTTTAGCATTACAGCAAGTACTATCAAGACTCAACATTATATCTGTGTCATTGCATTTTAGCATACCCCAAGTACTATCAAAACTCGACGTTATATATTTTGTAACATGTACTACTTACCTTGCGTAGGGTGTAGAATGACTCGAGGTAAATGCAAAGAGCAGAAGCATCATGCAGATTACGCAGAGGTTTAAGTAGATTCCTTAGCAAAACAATGTCAGACAAAGCCACAGTCATTCCTCCTCCTGTTAAAGGATGACGCATATTGAAGGCATCTCCCATCAGAAGAGCCCCAGGGGTGGGATAAGGTGATGCAGGCATGCTTCTATTTGGCATGCTTCTTATGTTTCCTTTATCAACTGCTGCAATAAAAGAAGCATGCAGTTCAGGAGGAACCTGAACATATAATTTGACATCAATTTAGATAGTTAATTACATTCGTCTAAATcggaagaaattttttttactagtatCTAGCTTGAGTAGGTAGAATGTTCATTATTTTGGTACCTGGGGAGCTACCACAGTTTTCAAATAATTTGCCATTTCACCATTACCAAGAGAAGGTAATTTTTGGCCAGTAGGCACATCAACCAAACAACGAATCTCGGTACTACTTATAGGGTAAAACAAAATTGGTGAAGGATCACCCAAGATAACATGTCCATGATTTGCATGTGGAAGATTACAATTCTCCAAAATCAATCCAACAAAATGAGAGGGAACTTCAACCTGCACAAATAAATTAGATCTACCTATTAAGCAACAGAATAACACTATAAATCTTAAATCAAGATAAATAACATTGGCtaaaattctcaatttttttaccTTAGGATTACAAAGAGAACGCCTCAAGTTGGAAAAACAACCATCACATACTATGGTGAGAGGAGCCTTTGCTGTGAACTCTTGACCACTCTTATTTTTGTAGTTCACACCTTTGATAGTTCCATTTTCTTCAAGTAACGATGTAACGGTTCCTTGTTCTAATTTAACACTGCATTAATGCAAGAAGGATTCAATAAAACTTAATCATTGTTAGTGTTGAAGTTCATATATGTAATATATACAACAAATACAATTTGTATACGTTGGAATAGTTGAAGCCTTTTCTCGCATTCTCTGTATGAAACGACCATTGTGAAAACTTCTTCCAGATACATCAGAGTCGAACTTTTCCAAGGGATAAGACAGTTTGGTATTTTTCCCATCCTTATAAAGTGCATAGCCAAACACTCTTTGAGCATCAATTTCATCCACACAATCTGCAATAATTCAAAACATCAATATGATAAGAGCCATATGAATTTGAGCAGCAGAGTCAGGGAGAGTTTTAATTACTTGTTACCTAAGGAACATATATACTTGAACTGTCACACAATGTTCCATATATTAAAGAGTTAAATATATTCAGTTCCTATAAAACTCGCGAATTTTCAAGTTTAATCCTACGTAAATTGTCCAATTTTAGTCATTGTAATCCTTGCATTTAGTCTCTATTAAAGCAAAACAATGATTAAATTGGATAATTTATGCAGGATTAAACTTGAAAATTCTTGAATTTCATAATgactaaaaacactatttttttttagaagactaaacatatttaaccatatattaaattcatacaaagtttttatatttgaatgattTCTTGCTTACCCTCAAGACCTAACTCAAGTAACTTCAGATAGCCACCAGGTTGAAGCAATTCACCCACAATTCTATCAGGCTCAGTTAAGTCTCTTTCAATCACGTGTACTCGCCGTCCATCCTGCAACAAATAAGCACAATCCAAGTCATACTCAAATCATATGttatacaaaaattaacaaggTTCCCCCAAAACATGTTTTCTTGCAATCTAGTCTTATTTTTCGAGTCATAAAAACAAGTTATCAGCATTTTATCATTAGAATAAATGTTCAAAAATACATACAAGTATGAATGTATCATAAATGTTTCTACCTgtacataattttatacaacTTTAT harbors:
- the LOC11415396 gene encoding squalene monooxygenase SE1 isoform X1 is translated as MDYQYILGGILACSLAFVFVVYGFGEKKKTGSSSMDVKSNGYAKTSSENGICSQEIVGETDIIIVGAGVAGAALAYTLGKDGRRVHVIERDLTEPDRIVGELLQPGGYLKLLELGLEDCVDEIDAQRVFGYALYKDGKNTKLSYPLEKFDSDVSGRSFHNGRFIQRMREKASTIPTVKLEQGTVTSLLEENGTIKGVNYKNKSGQEFTAKAPLTIVCDGCFSNLRRSLCNPKVEVPSHFVGLILENCNLPHANHGHVILGDPSPILFYPISSTEIRCLVDVPTGQKLPSLGNGEMANYLKTVVAPQVPPELHASFIAAVDKGNIRSMPNRSMPASPYPTPGALLMGDAFNMRHPLTGGGMTVALSDIVLLRNLLKPLRNLHDASALCIYLESFYTLRKPVASTINTLAGALYKVFCASPDPASIEMRRACFDYLSLGGVCSDGPIALLSGLNPRPLSLVLHFFAVAVFGVGRLLIPFPSPKRMWIGARLISGASGIIFPIIKAEGVRQMFFPASVPAYYRMPPVH
- the LOC11415396 gene encoding squalene monooxygenase SE1 isoform X2 — translated: MDYQYILGGILACSLAFVFVVYGFGEKKKTGSSSMDVKSNGYAKTSSENGICSQEIVGETDIIIVGAGVAGAALAYTLGKDGRRVHVIERDLTEPDRIVGELLQPGGYLKLLELGLEDCVDEIDAQRVFGYALYKDGKNTKLSYPLEKFDSDVSGRSFHNGRFIQRMREKASTIPTVKLEQGTVTSLLEENGTIKGVNYKNKSGQEFTAKAPLTIVCDGCFSNLRRSLCNPKVEVPSHFVGLILENCNLPHANHGHVILGDPSPILFYPISSTEIRCLVDVPTGQKLPSLGNGEMANYLKTVVAPQVPPELHASFIAAVDKGNIRSMPNRSMPASPYPTPGALLMGDAFNMRHPLTGGGMTVALSDIVLLRNLLKPLRNLHDASALCIYLESFYTLRKPVASTINTLAGALYKVFCASPDPASIEMRRACFDYLSLGGVCSDGPIALLSGLNPRPLSLVLHFFAVAVFGVGRLLIPFPSPKRMWIGARLISVSTFHDFPMCLNIYLFVWINILIN